A single region of the Cronobacter condimenti 1330 genome encodes:
- the aceA gene encoding isocitrate lyase, translating to MTTTRTQQIQQLEQEWTHPRWEGIRRPYSAQDVVKLRGSVNPECTLAQLGAARMWRLLHGESKKGYVNSLGALTGGQALQQAKAGIEAVYLSGWQVAADANLAASMYPDQSLYPANSVPAVVERINNTFRRADQIQWAAGIEPGDPRYVDYFLPIVADAEAGFGGVLNAFELMKSMIEAGAAAVHFEDQLASVKKCGHMGGKVLVPTQEAIQKLVAARLAADVMGVPTLLIARTDADAADLITSDCDPYDSEFITGERTSEGFFRTRAGVEQAISRGLAYAPYADLVWCETSTPDLDQARRFAEAIHARFPGKLLAYNCSPSFNWKKKLDDSTIASFQESLSAMGYKYQFITLAGIHSMWFNMFDLAHAYAQGEGMRHYVEKVQEPEFAAGKEGYTFVSHQQEVGTGYFDNVTTIIQGGVSSVTALTGSTEEAQF from the coding sequence ATGACAACAACACGTACCCAACAAATTCAGCAGTTAGAGCAGGAATGGACACACCCGCGCTGGGAAGGCATTCGCCGTCCGTACAGTGCGCAGGACGTGGTGAAATTACGCGGTTCGGTCAACCCGGAGTGTACGCTGGCGCAGCTCGGTGCCGCCCGGATGTGGCGGCTCCTGCACGGTGAATCCAAAAAAGGCTACGTCAACAGCCTCGGCGCGCTGACGGGCGGGCAGGCTTTGCAGCAGGCGAAGGCTGGCATTGAAGCAGTCTATCTTTCCGGCTGGCAGGTCGCGGCTGATGCAAACCTTGCCGCCAGCATGTACCCGGATCAGTCGCTCTATCCGGCAAACTCGGTACCGGCAGTGGTGGAGCGGATCAACAATACGTTTCGTCGCGCCGATCAGATCCAGTGGGCGGCGGGTATTGAACCTGGCGATCCGCGCTATGTCGATTATTTCCTGCCGATCGTTGCCGATGCCGAAGCAGGCTTTGGCGGTGTGTTAAATGCCTTTGAACTGATGAAATCGATGATCGAAGCGGGCGCGGCGGCGGTGCATTTTGAAGATCAGCTCGCCTCGGTGAAAAAGTGCGGTCATATGGGCGGCAAAGTGCTGGTTCCCACCCAGGAAGCGATCCAAAAACTGGTGGCGGCGCGGCTCGCAGCGGATGTTATGGGCGTCCCGACGCTTCTGATTGCGCGCACTGATGCTGACGCGGCGGATCTCATCACCTCCGACTGCGACCCGTACGACAGCGAATTTATCACCGGTGAGCGCACCAGCGAAGGTTTCTTCCGCACTCGTGCAGGTGTCGAACAGGCCATTAGCCGCGGGCTCGCCTATGCGCCTTATGCAGATCTGGTCTGGTGTGAAACTTCCACGCCGGATCTCGACCAGGCAAGACGCTTCGCTGAGGCCATCCATGCGCGTTTCCCCGGCAAACTGCTGGCGTATAACTGTTCGCCGTCCTTCAACTGGAAGAAAAAGCTGGATGACAGCACCATCGCCTCATTCCAGGAATCGTTGTCAGCGATGGGCTACAAATACCAGTTCATCACGCTCGCCGGTATTCACAGCATGTGGTTCAACATGTTCGACCTGGCCCACGCTTACGCGCAGGGCGAGGGGATGCGGCATTACGTTGAGAAAGTGCAGGAGCCGGAATTCGCTGCGGGTAAAGAGGGGTACACCTTTGTCTCCCACCAGCAGGAGGTGGGCACTGGCTACTTTGACAATGTAACGACCATTATTCAGGGCGGCGTGTCATCCGTGACGGCACTGACCGGCTCGACCGAAGAAGCGCAGTTCTGA
- the aceB gene encoding malate synthase A: MNQQAITTELAFSQPFGEQERQILTPEAVDFLTELVARFTPQRNALLAARQQVQKDIDDGMLPDFISETASIRDGDWKIRGIPEDLLDRRVEITGPVERKMVINALNANVKVFMADFEDSLAPAWNKVIEGQINLRDAIKGTITWTNEAGKIYQLKPDPAVLVCRVRGLHLPEKHVTWRGEPVPGSLFDFALYFFHNHENLLAKGSGPYFYLPKTQSWREATWWSEVFSYAEDRFNLPRGTIKATLLIETLPAVFQMDEILHALRDHIVGLNCGRWDYIFSYIKTLKNHPDRVLPDRQSVTMDKPFLSAYSRLLIKTCHRRGAFAMGGMAAFIPSKESERNNWVLNKVKADKELEAANGHDGTWIAHPGLGDTVMDVFNRALGERKNQLHMLREEDAPITAAQLLEPCPGERTEEGMRANIRVAVQYIEAWISGNGCVPIYGLMEDAATAEISRTSIWQWIHHQKTLSNGKQVTKDLFRQMLAEEMRVIQEELGEQRYSHGRFDEAARLMEQITTSDELIDFLTLPGYRLLA; encoded by the coding sequence ATGAATCAACAGGCAATTACCACAGAACTGGCTTTCAGCCAGCCTTTTGGCGAGCAGGAACGACAGATCCTGACGCCGGAAGCCGTCGACTTTCTTACTGAACTCGTGGCGCGCTTTACGCCGCAACGCAACGCGCTACTGGCCGCGCGTCAGCAGGTGCAAAAAGATATCGACGACGGCATGCTGCCCGATTTTATTTCGGAAACGGCTTCCATAAGAGATGGCGACTGGAAAATTCGTGGTATTCCTGAGGATCTGCTCGACAGACGTGTCGAGATCACCGGCCCGGTCGAGCGCAAAATGGTGATCAACGCGCTGAATGCGAATGTAAAAGTATTCATGGCAGACTTTGAAGATTCTCTGGCGCCGGCCTGGAATAAAGTGATCGAAGGACAGATCAATTTGCGCGATGCCATCAAAGGCACCATTACCTGGACGAATGAGGCGGGTAAAATCTACCAACTCAAGCCCGATCCAGCTGTTCTGGTTTGCCGCGTTCGCGGTCTGCACCTGCCGGAAAAACACGTTACCTGGCGCGGCGAGCCTGTTCCCGGCAGCCTCTTTGATTTCGCTCTCTATTTCTTCCACAACCATGAAAACCTGTTGGCGAAAGGCAGCGGTCCCTACTTTTATCTGCCTAAAACCCAGTCGTGGCGCGAGGCTACCTGGTGGAGCGAGGTTTTCAGTTATGCCGAAGATCGCTTCAACCTCCCCCGCGGCACTATCAAAGCCACATTGCTTATCGAGACGCTGCCTGCGGTTTTTCAGATGGACGAAATTCTCCATGCGCTGCGCGATCATATCGTCGGGCTCAACTGCGGCCGCTGGGATTACATCTTTAGCTACATCAAAACCCTGAAAAACCATCCCGATCGCGTGCTTCCGGACAGACAGTCGGTCACGATGGATAAACCGTTCCTCAGTGCCTACTCACGGCTGCTCATCAAAACCTGCCACCGCCGCGGCGCGTTCGCGATGGGCGGCATGGCCGCATTTATCCCCAGCAAAGAGAGCGAGCGCAATAACTGGGTGCTCAACAAAGTGAAGGCGGATAAAGAACTCGAAGCCGCGAACGGGCATGACGGCACCTGGATTGCTCATCCGGGCCTGGGCGATACGGTCATGGACGTGTTCAACCGCGCGCTGGGCGAGCGTAAAAATCAGCTACATATGTTGCGGGAAGAGGATGCGCCCATTACCGCCGCGCAGCTGCTGGAGCCGTGCCCCGGTGAGCGTACTGAGGAAGGTATGCGCGCCAATATACGTGTGGCAGTGCAATACATTGAAGCCTGGATTTCCGGCAATGGCTGCGTACCTATTTATGGCCTGATGGAAGACGCCGCGACGGCGGAAATTTCCCGTACCTCCATCTGGCAGTGGATCCATCATCAGAAAACCCTCAGCAACGGCAAACAGGTCACTAAAGATCTGTTCCGCCAGATGCTGGCCGAAGAAATGCGCGTAATTCAGGAAGAGCTTGGCGAGCAACGTTACAGCCATGGCCGTTTTGACGAGGCCGCTCGCCTGATGGAGCAAATCACCACGTCCGATGAATTGATCGACTTCCTGACGCTGCCCGGCTACCGCCTGCTGGCCTGA
- the metA gene encoding homoserine O-acetyltransferase MetA, whose protein sequence is MPIRVPDELPAVSFLRQENVFVMTTSRASVQEIRPLKVLILNLMPKKIETENQFLRLLSNSPLQVDIRLLRIDSRESRNTPAEHLNNFYCNFDDISDENYDGLIVTGAPLGLVEFNDVAYWPQIQQVLEWAKEHVTSTLFVCWAVQAALNILYGIPKQTRQEKISGVYEHHITQPHALLTKGFDDSFLAPHSRYADFPAALIRDYTDLDILAESEEGDAYLFASKDKRIAFVTGHPEYDALTLAGEYFRDVEAGLSPRVPYNYFPGDDPTKTPRATWRSHGNLLFTNWLNYYVYQITPYDLRHMNPTLE, encoded by the coding sequence ATGCCGATTCGGGTGCCTGATGAGTTACCAGCCGTAAGTTTTCTGCGTCAGGAAAATGTCTTTGTGATGACTACATCACGCGCCAGCGTGCAGGAGATCCGCCCCCTGAAGGTGCTGATCCTGAACCTGATGCCAAAGAAAATCGAAACGGAAAATCAGTTCCTGCGTTTGCTTTCCAACTCGCCGCTGCAGGTAGATATTCGTCTGCTGCGCATCGACAGCCGCGAGTCACGCAACACGCCTGCCGAGCATCTCAACAACTTCTACTGTAATTTTGACGACATTAGCGATGAAAATTATGATGGCCTGATTGTCACCGGTGCCCCGCTGGGCCTGGTCGAGTTCAATGATGTGGCGTACTGGCCACAGATTCAGCAGGTTCTTGAGTGGGCGAAAGAGCACGTCACCTCCACACTTTTCGTCTGTTGGGCAGTGCAAGCGGCGCTAAACATTCTCTACGGTATTCCAAAACAGACGCGTCAGGAGAAAATCTCCGGCGTATACGAGCATCACATCACGCAGCCACACGCCCTGCTGACTAAAGGTTTTGACGATTCCTTTCTCGCGCCGCATTCGCGCTATGCGGATTTCCCGGCCGCGCTTATCCGCGACTACACCGATCTCGATATCCTTGCTGAATCGGAAGAGGGCGATGCTTATCTGTTTGCCAGCAAGGATAAGCGCATCGCCTTTGTTACAGGCCATCCGGAATATGACGCCTTAACGCTTGCTGGCGAATATTTTCGTGACGTTGAAGCGGGCCTGTCACCGCGTGTGCCCTATAACTATTTCCCTGGCGACGACCCGACTAAAACGCCACGGGCCACCTGGCGCAGCCATGGCAATCTCCTTTTTACGAACTGGCTCAACTATTACGTCTATCAAATCACGCCATACGATCTGCGTCATATGAACCCGACGCTCGAATAA
- a CDS encoding gamma carbonic anhydrase family protein, translated as MSSVFRPYKNTFPHIGQRVMVDSSSVVVGDVRMADDVGIWPLVVIRGDVNSVSIGARTNIQDGSVLHVTHKSSYNPDGNPLVIGEDVTVGHKVMLHGCTIGNRVLVGMGSIVLDGATIEDDVMIGAGSLVPQNKRLESGYLYLGSPVKQIRPLKDTELEGLRYSANNYVKWKDEYLTQESQIQP; from the coding sequence ATGTCTTCTGTATTCAGACCTTATAAAAATACCTTTCCCCACATAGGTCAGCGAGTCATGGTTGATAGCTCAAGCGTCGTGGTTGGCGATGTAAGAATGGCGGACGATGTGGGAATTTGGCCCCTCGTCGTTATCCGGGGTGACGTTAACTCAGTTTCTATTGGCGCTCGAACCAATATTCAGGATGGCAGCGTACTGCATGTCACTCATAAATCGTCCTATAACCCCGATGGTAATCCGTTAGTCATTGGTGAAGACGTTACCGTTGGCCATAAGGTCATGCTGCATGGTTGCACGATTGGTAACCGAGTACTGGTTGGCATGGGCTCCATAGTACTCGACGGTGCCACTATAGAAGATGATGTGATGATAGGTGCCGGGAGTCTGGTACCGCAGAATAAACGCCTTGAAAGTGGCTACCTTTATCTCGGTAGCCCGGTAAAGCAGATTCGACCGCTGAAAGATACTGAGCTGGAAGGGCTGCGCTATTCAGCAAACAACTATGTTAAATGGAAAGATGAGTATCTAACTCAGGAGAGCCAGATCCAGCCCTGA
- a CDS encoding DUF1488 family protein: MNQAIQFPDREHWDETQQAICFPALVNGLVLTCAIPRTVLVARFSGDTPEQWLHAFRKNRWDVEEDAEQLIAAQQEDTQGWIWLS, from the coding sequence ATGAATCAGGCGATTCAGTTTCCGGACAGAGAGCACTGGGACGAGACGCAACAAGCCATCTGTTTTCCGGCATTGGTTAATGGACTGGTGTTAACTTGCGCGATCCCCCGTACAGTGCTGGTGGCCCGCTTTTCAGGGGACACCCCTGAGCAATGGCTACATGCGTTCCGTAAGAACCGATGGGATGTAGAAGAAGATGCTGAGCAACTGATCGCTGCTCAGCAAGAGGACACTCAGGGCTGGATCTGGCTCTCCTGA
- the aroE gene encoding shikimate dehydrogenase, giving the protein METYAVFGNPVSHSKSPFIHQQFAAQLRISYPYGRVLAPLDNFVTTLENFFDAGGKGANVTVPFKEQAFARADALTERAALAGAVNTIKRLEDGRLLGDNTDGIGLLSDLERLAMIKPRDRILLIGAGGAARGVLLPLLSLDCAVTITNRTFARAQELAALFSHTGSVNAVALQDLVGHHFDLIINATSGGINGEIPALPVSLINAETGCYDMFYQKELTPFLSWCHTQGATQLADGLGMLVAQAAHAVLLWHDVLPEVAPVIETLKRELGQ; this is encoded by the coding sequence ATGGAAACCTATGCCGTTTTTGGTAATCCAGTTTCGCACAGCAAATCGCCTTTCATTCATCAACAGTTTGCTGCGCAACTACGCATTTCATATCCGTATGGACGCGTGCTGGCGCCGCTCGATAATTTCGTTACGACACTGGAAAACTTCTTTGACGCTGGCGGGAAGGGAGCCAATGTCACGGTGCCATTTAAAGAGCAGGCCTTTGCACGCGCGGATGCGCTGACAGAAAGAGCGGCGCTTGCGGGTGCCGTCAACACGATAAAGCGGCTGGAGGATGGTCGTTTACTTGGTGACAACACGGATGGGATCGGGTTGTTAAGCGATCTTGAACGGCTCGCGATGATCAAACCGCGCGACCGGATCCTCTTAATAGGCGCAGGCGGTGCGGCCAGAGGCGTATTGTTACCGCTTCTCTCGCTGGATTGCGCAGTCACTATCACCAACCGCACGTTTGCCCGGGCGCAGGAGTTGGCGGCGCTGTTCAGCCACACGGGCAGCGTCAATGCCGTCGCGCTGCAGGATCTGGTTGGGCATCACTTCGATCTCATCATTAATGCGACGTCTGGTGGGATCAATGGTGAGATCCCGGCGCTGCCAGTTTCGCTAATTAACGCGGAAACCGGGTGCTATGACATGTTTTATCAGAAAGAGCTAACGCCGTTTCTTTCATGGTGTCATACACAGGGTGCAACACAACTGGCGGATGGGTTAGGAATGCTGGTGGCACAAGCTGCACACGCCGTGCTGCTCTGGCATGACGTACTACCAGAAGTCGCCCCAGTCATTGAGACGCTCAAGCGGGAGCTAGGGCAATGA
- the tsaC gene encoding L-threonylcarbamoyladenylate synthase type 1 TsaC, protein MKNNQPADAISQVVDVLKNEHVIAYPTEAVFGVGCDPDSETAVNRLLELKQRPVEKGLILIAANFEQLKPYIDDAALTSQQREAVFACWPGPVTFVFPAKPSTPRWLTGRFDSLAVRVTNHPLVIALCEAFGKPLVSTSANLSGLEPCRTAQEVLAQFGDDFPVLHGPTGGRQNPSEIRDALTGELFRQG, encoded by the coding sequence GTGAAGAATAACCAACCTGCAGACGCGATATCGCAAGTTGTCGACGTCCTTAAAAATGAACATGTCATCGCTTACCCGACAGAAGCTGTCTTTGGAGTTGGATGCGATCCAGATAGCGAAACTGCCGTAAACCGTTTGCTCGAACTCAAGCAGCGGCCTGTAGAGAAAGGGTTAATCCTGATCGCAGCAAATTTTGAACAACTCAAACCTTATATAGATGATGCTGCGCTTACATCTCAGCAGCGCGAAGCCGTCTTTGCATGCTGGCCTGGACCCGTAACATTTGTCTTTCCCGCGAAGCCATCAACGCCGCGCTGGTTAACAGGCCGTTTCGACTCGCTGGCGGTACGTGTGACGAACCACCCGCTGGTTATTGCATTGTGTGAAGCGTTTGGTAAGCCGCTGGTATCGACGAGTGCTAACCTTTCGGGACTAGAACCATGCCGTACGGCGCAGGAAGTGCTGGCACAATTCGGTGATGATTTCCCGGTGCTGCATGGACCAACCGGCGGGCGTCAGAACCCTTCTGAGATCCGGGATGCGCTAACGGGTGAACTTTTCCGACAAGGGTAA
- a CDS encoding DNA topoisomerase family protein: MARSALFSVPKHEPCPKCGAELIIRSGKHGPFLGCSHYPECDYVRPLKGLVDGHVVKELEGQHCPACGATLVLRQGRFGMFIGCSHYPECEHTEQIDKPDETALSCPQCSAGHLIQRRSRFGKTFYSCDRYPECQFVINFKPVAGECPECHYPLLIEKKTAQGVKRFCASKQCGKPVTAE; the protein is encoded by the coding sequence ATGGCAAGGTCAGCACTCTTTTCTGTGCCCAAACACGAGCCCTGCCCAAAATGCGGGGCTGAACTCATTATTCGTTCCGGGAAGCACGGGCCTTTCCTGGGATGTTCGCATTATCCTGAATGTGATTACGTCCGGCCATTAAAAGGCCTGGTGGATGGACATGTTGTTAAAGAGCTTGAAGGCCAGCATTGCCCGGCATGCGGCGCGACGCTTGTGCTTCGTCAGGGACGTTTCGGTATGTTTATCGGCTGTAGTCATTACCCTGAATGCGAACACACTGAACAAATCGATAAACCCGATGAAACCGCACTGTCTTGCCCGCAGTGTAGCGCAGGCCATCTCATTCAGCGCCGTTCGCGCTTTGGCAAAACGTTCTATTCCTGCGATCGCTACCCGGAGTGCCAGTTTGTCATTAATTTCAAACCAGTAGCCGGTGAATGCCCGGAATGTCACTATCCCCTCCTTATTGAGAAGAAAACCGCGCAAGGTGTGAAACGCTTTTGTGCCAGTAAACAATGTGGAAAGCCGGTAACGGCGGAATAA
- the smg gene encoding DUF494 family protein Smg: protein MFDVLMYLFETYIHNEAEMRVDQDKLTRDLTDAGFDQEDIFNALLWLEKLADYQDGLSAPMQLASDPLSMRIFTAEECQRLDASCRGFLLFLEQIQVLNLETREMVIERVMALDTAEFDLEDLKWVILMVLFNIPGCENAYQQMEELLFEVNDGMLH, encoded by the coding sequence ATGTTCGACGTACTAATGTATTTGTTTGAAACCTATATCCATAACGAAGCGGAAATGCGCGTTGATCAGGATAAGCTGACGCGGGACCTGACGGATGCGGGTTTTGATCAGGAAGATATCTTTAATGCGCTGTTATGGCTGGAAAAGCTGGCGGATTATCAGGACGGTCTTTCCGCGCCGATGCAACTGGCGTCGGACCCACTCTCAATGCGTATTTTCACCGCAGAGGAGTGCCAGCGGCTGGACGCCAGCTGTCGGGGGTTCCTGCTGTTTCTGGAACAAATTCAGGTGCTGAATCTCGAAACTCGTGAAATGGTTATTGAGCGCGTCATGGCGCTGGATACGGCCGAGTTTGATTTAGAAGATTTAAAGTGGGTCATTCTGATGGTGCTTTTCAACATTCCCGGATGTGAAAATGCCTATCAGCAAATGGAAGAACTGCTCTTTGAAGTGAATGACGGTATGCTGCACTGA
- the dprA gene encoding DNA-protecting protein DprA, whose translation MSPTEIWLRLMAVYSLSGEVMVRAFQRLQNASEDPAEALRLAGLNANQRRLFFDYPFTALETVLRWLEMPDHHLLTALSPAYPISLRAIDWFPGALLVAGDITTLARAQLAVVGSRHHSWYGEQWGSKLCYALAESGLTLTSGLALGIDAIAHRSALQAQGKTIAVLGNGLAQIYPARHRQLAQEIVEHGGALVTEFPFEAQPRPANFPRRNRIISGLSFGVLVVEAALRSGSLVTARCALEQGREVFALPGPVGNPGCEGPHRLIQEGAIAVTHPQDIIDYLQNELPWLNTANYSPDQEEGALPFPELLANVGDEVTPVDVVAERAGQPVPLTVAQLLELELAGWIAAVPGGYVRVRRAGHVRRTNVFV comes from the coding sequence ATGTCACCAACGGAGATTTGGTTACGCCTGATGGCGGTTTATAGCCTGAGTGGCGAAGTCATGGTAAGAGCTTTTCAGCGGCTGCAAAATGCGAGTGAGGATCCTGCCGAGGCGCTGCGCCTTGCTGGGTTAAACGCAAACCAGCGCAGGCTGTTCTTTGACTATCCTTTTACAGCGCTCGAGACGGTGTTGCGCTGGCTTGAAATGCCAGACCACCATTTACTTACTGCGCTCTCTCCTGCATATCCCATTTCGCTGAGGGCTATCGATTGGTTTCCCGGCGCGTTGTTGGTGGCGGGCGATATAACAACGCTTGCCAGAGCACAACTGGCGGTCGTCGGTAGCCGTCATCATTCCTGGTACGGCGAACAATGGGGCAGTAAGCTTTGTTATGCCCTGGCCGAAAGTGGCCTGACCTTAACCAGCGGGCTCGCGCTTGGTATTGATGCCATTGCGCACCGCAGCGCGTTACAGGCACAAGGCAAAACAATAGCCGTGTTAGGTAATGGACTGGCGCAGATTTACCCGGCGCGCCATCGACAACTGGCACAAGAGATCGTTGAGCATGGCGGTGCGCTTGTGACAGAGTTTCCATTCGAGGCACAGCCGCGCCCGGCTAATTTCCCCAGACGCAACCGCATTATCAGTGGATTAAGTTTCGGTGTGCTGGTGGTTGAAGCGGCATTGCGCAGCGGCTCGCTGGTTACCGCCCGGTGTGCGCTGGAGCAGGGGCGTGAGGTTTTCGCTCTGCCGGGGCCGGTTGGTAATCCCGGATGTGAAGGGCCGCACAGGCTTATTCAAGAAGGCGCTATCGCCGTTACGCATCCTCAGGACATCATCGATTATTTACAAAATGAGCTGCCATGGCTCAACACTGCGAATTATTCACCGGATCAAGAGGAAGGTGCATTGCCATTTCCTGAGCTGTTGGCTAACGTAGGAGATGAGGTTACACCTGTTGACGTCGTCGCTGAACGTGCCGGCCAACCTGTGCCATTGACGGTAGCCCAGCTACTCGAACTGGAGTTAGCAGGATGGATCGCAGCTGTACCCGGCGGCTATGTCCGAGTGAGGAGGGCAGGCCATGTTCGACGTACTAATGTATTTGTTTGA
- the def gene encoding peptide deformylase: MSVLQVLHIPDERLRIVAEPVKEVNADIQRIVDDMFDTMYAEEGIGLAATQVDIHQRIIVIDVSENRDERLVLINPELLEQSGETGIEEGCLSIPEQRAFVPRAEKVKIRALNRDGKSFELEADGLLAICIQHEMDHLVGKLFIDYLSPMKRQRIRQKVEKLDRMKAKAAG, encoded by the coding sequence ATGTCAGTTTTGCAGGTATTACATATTCCGGACGAGCGGCTTCGCATCGTCGCTGAACCGGTTAAAGAAGTTAATGCAGATATTCAGCGTATCGTTGATGATATGTTCGATACGATGTATGCCGAAGAAGGTATAGGTCTTGCTGCGACGCAGGTAGATATTCATCAGCGAATTATCGTTATCGATGTTTCTGAGAACCGCGATGAAAGATTGGTACTGATCAACCCGGAGCTGCTGGAGCAGTCTGGCGAAACCGGTATTGAAGAAGGTTGCCTTTCAATTCCGGAGCAACGCGCTTTTGTGCCGCGCGCCGAAAAAGTGAAAATTCGCGCGCTCAACCGCGACGGTAAATCTTTTGAGCTGGAAGCAGATGGCCTGCTGGCAATTTGTATCCAACACGAAATGGATCATCTGGTCGGCAAACTCTTTATCGATTATCTGTCGCCGATGAAGCGCCAACGTATTCGTCAAAAAGTTGAAAAACTGGATCGCATGAAGGCAAAAGCCGCAGGTTAA
- the fmt gene encoding methionyl-tRNA formyltransferase: MSESLRIIFAGTPDFAARHLEALLSSSHQVVGVFTQPDRPAGRGKKLMPGPVKILAQENGIPVFQPKSLRPAENQALVAGLNADVMVVVAYGLILPEAVLAMPRLGCINVHGSLLPHWRGAAPIQRSLWAGDAETGVTIMQMDKGLDTGDMLRKLACPITSEDTSASLYDKLARLGPQGLLETLRDLANGNIAPEKQDDAQATYAEKLSKEEARLDWSLSAAQLERCIRAFNPWPVSYFMIDDQPVKVWKASVMTNQSDAAPGTVLDASKQGIQIATAEGMLNLEMLQPAGKKAMTAQDLLNSRREWFTPGNILA; this comes from the coding sequence GTGTCCGAGTCACTTCGCATTATTTTTGCCGGTACGCCGGATTTCGCAGCGCGTCATCTTGAGGCGTTGTTATCTTCCTCTCATCAGGTTGTCGGCGTATTTACTCAGCCAGACCGCCCGGCAGGTCGTGGCAAAAAGTTAATGCCAGGACCGGTGAAAATACTGGCGCAAGAAAACGGTATTCCTGTTTTTCAGCCGAAGTCACTGCGCCCTGCTGAAAACCAGGCGCTTGTGGCTGGGCTAAACGCAGATGTAATGGTCGTAGTCGCTTATGGCTTGATCCTTCCTGAAGCCGTGCTCGCGATGCCTCGCCTGGGCTGTATCAATGTGCATGGGTCCCTACTGCCTCACTGGCGGGGTGCGGCGCCAATCCAGCGTTCATTATGGGCTGGCGATGCCGAGACCGGTGTGACTATCATGCAAATGGACAAGGGACTTGATACTGGCGATATGCTGCGTAAGCTCGCGTGTCCCATTACATCAGAAGATACCAGCGCCTCGCTGTATGACAAACTCGCACGGTTGGGGCCACAAGGTCTGCTTGAGACGCTTCGCGATCTCGCCAACGGCAATATCGCTCCGGAAAAACAGGATGATGCCCAGGCGACCTATGCAGAGAAACTGAGTAAAGAAGAGGCTCGCCTCGACTGGTCGTTATCCGCCGCGCAGCTTGAGCGTTGTATCCGCGCTTTTAATCCCTGGCCCGTCAGCTATTTCATGATTGACGATCAGCCCGTCAAAGTCTGGAAAGCGTCCGTCATGACTAACCAGAGCGATGCCGCGCCGGGTACTGTTCTTGATGCCAGTAAGCAAGGCATCCAGATAGCGACCGCCGAAGGCATGCTGAACCTGGAAATGCTCCAGCCAGCCGGTAAAAAAGCAATGACGGCACAGGATCTGTTGAACTCTCGCCGTGAGTGGTTTACACCCGGCAATATTCTCGCCTGA